The following are encoded together in the Cyanobacterium aponinum PCC 10605 genome:
- a CDS encoding GDP-L-fucose synthase family protein: MKIVVTGASGFLGRHLLPQLKQKYPHAKIIGLSSKDYDLMNPVAVVKMFEDLHPEILIHLAAYSGGIGANRAYPADFYYRNTLLTALVFEQAARFNVKKMIYTMGGCSYPATAKSPIDESQMWEGYPQPESAGYSSAKKMGIVASQSYRTQYGLNSVVLIPGNLYGEYDNFRNNESHVVPALLRRFYEAKLNGLDEVTMWGTGTPKRDFVYAEDVAKVIPYFIENYDSSEPVNISSGTTTPIKELAETIKEVTGFAGKLSWDTTKPDGQMVKIFDVSRLNSFDLSCDTSLKDGLEKTFAWLSQNYANKTDGIRL; the protein is encoded by the coding sequence ATGAAAATAGTCGTTACAGGTGCGAGCGGTTTTTTAGGCAGACATCTATTGCCTCAACTTAAGCAAAAATATCCCCATGCAAAAATTATTGGTTTATCTTCAAAAGACTATGACTTAATGAATCCTGTAGCGGTGGTAAAGATGTTTGAAGACTTACACCCAGAAATCTTGATACACCTTGCCGCTTACTCTGGAGGAATTGGGGCAAATCGTGCTTACCCTGCGGATTTTTATTATCGCAATACCCTCTTAACTGCCTTAGTATTTGAACAGGCGGCTAGATTTAACGTCAAAAAAATGATTTACACCATGGGAGGATGTAGCTACCCTGCAACTGCAAAATCTCCTATCGATGAATCTCAAATGTGGGAAGGCTATCCTCAACCAGAAAGTGCGGGTTATTCCAGTGCAAAAAAAATGGGTATTGTTGCCTCTCAATCCTATCGTACCCAATATGGTTTAAATTCTGTAGTATTGATTCCGGGAAATTTGTATGGAGAATATGATAATTTTCGCAATAATGAATCTCATGTTGTACCAGCATTATTAAGACGTTTTTATGAAGCTAAATTAAATGGTTTAGACGAAGTGACAATGTGGGGAACTGGCACACCTAAACGAGATTTTGTCTATGCAGAGGATGTGGCAAAAGTCATTCCTTATTTCATTGAAAATTATGATTCTAGTGAACCCGTTAATATATCTTCTGGTACAACAACTCCCATTAAAGAATTAGCTGAAACAATAAAAGAAGTAACAGGGTTTGCAGGAAAACTGAGTTGGGATACCACAAAACCTGATGGACAAATGGTCAAAATTTTTGATGTTTCTCGTCTTAATTCTTTTGATTTATCTTGCGATACTTCATTGAAAGATGGTTTGGAAAAAACCTTTGCTTGGTTAAGTCAAAATTATGCTAATAAAACTGACGGCATCAGACTTTAG
- a CDS encoding undecaprenyl-diphosphate phosphatase: MSKSISQSHLYTIASGITGGILLVLFSQSVTLSQPVENIPNNSVSSMNVFQAFILGMVQGLTEFIPISSTAHLKAIPVALGWGDPGVTFTAIIQLGSIVAVLWYFWQDLMDLGVGITKAIRNQNYQTQEFKIGVGIVIGTIPIVIFGLMLKLFVKDLDNSAFRSMTTIAIASIVMAILLALSEKFSQHQRDFEHLSTKDGILMGFAQSLALIPGVSRSGSTITAGLFMNLQRATAARFSFLLGIPAITLAGLVEFKDVFSAGYNSTSIVSLIVALISSGIFSYLAIAWLIRYLQRQDTWVFVWYRLAFGVVILVAIFSKKMV; encoded by the coding sequence ATGTCAAAATCCATTTCTCAATCTCATCTCTATACCATTGCTTCTGGTATCACTGGGGGAATATTATTGGTGCTTTTTTCTCAATCTGTTACTCTATCTCAACCAGTGGAGAATATTCCTAATAACTCGGTGTCATCCATGAATGTTTTTCAGGCTTTTATTTTAGGGATGGTACAGGGATTAACAGAGTTCATTCCCATTAGTAGTACAGCCCACTTAAAGGCGATTCCTGTAGCTTTAGGGTGGGGAGATCCGGGGGTGACTTTTACTGCTATAATTCAGTTAGGTAGTATCGTGGCAGTTTTATGGTATTTTTGGCAAGATTTGATGGATTTAGGGGTAGGTATTACTAAGGCAATTCGTAATCAAAATTATCAGACACAGGAATTCAAAATAGGTGTAGGTATTGTTATTGGCACTATTCCCATTGTAATTTTTGGTTTGATGCTCAAACTTTTTGTTAAAGATTTAGATAATTCTGCTTTCCGTAGTATGACAACAATTGCGATCGCATCTATTGTAATGGCTATACTACTAGCATTAAGTGAAAAATTCAGTCAACATCAAAGGGATTTTGAACATTTATCGACAAAAGACGGCATTTTAATGGGATTTGCTCAATCATTAGCTTTAATCCCCGGAGTATCTCGCTCAGGTTCTACCATAACCGCAGGTTTATTCATGAATCTGCAAAGGGCAACCGCCGCTCGTTTTTCCTTTTTACTAGGTATTCCCGCCATAACTTTAGCTGGTTTAGTCGAATTCAAAGATGTTTTTTCTGCGGGTTATAATTCAACTTCCATCGTCTCTTTAATCGTAGCCTTAATTTCTTCTGGGATTTTTTCTTATTTAGCCATAGCTTGGCTAATTCGTTATTTACAACGTCAAGATACATGGGTTTTCGTTTGGTATCGTCTAGCCTTTGGAGTTGTGATTCTAGTGGCAATTTTTAGTAAAAAAATGGTGTAG
- a CDS encoding WD40 repeat domain-containing protein, whose protein sequence is MIRLWNTETGELINTLMGHSFWIESLAFNPQGMILVSSSNDKTIKFWNYISGECIRTITQKDSWISAIPKGSASQHAFNRDGSLLVTGSNNGIIKVWQNH, encoded by the coding sequence ATGATTCGCCTTTGGAATACAGAAACGGGGGAATTAATTAATACTTTGATGGGGCATTCTTTTTGGATTGAATCTCTTGCTTTTAATCCTCAAGGTATGATTTTAGTTAGTAGCAGTAATGACAAAACGATTAAATTTTGGAATTATATATCTGGAGAGTGCATCCGAACTATCACGCAAAAAGATAGTTGGATAAGTGCGATCCCAAAGGGATCTGCTTCGCAGCACGCATTTAATCGAGATGGCAGTCTTCTAGTTACAGGAAGCAATAATGGTATTATTAAAGTTTGGCAAAATCATTAA
- the pstS gene encoding phosphate ABC transporter substrate-binding protein PstS codes for MGKFKSLIPSALGGLLFLSAGLTACGDKSTSSVSAPSVDPNQIVMLKGSGATFPAPLYQKWIQEYSSTDDKKNIRISYDSVGSGAGVKNFLAGEGDFGATDAPLKNEERQKFPENRGKPLQIPMTGGLLVFAYNLANYEGLDNIRLSRNTYCGIVTGKITKWNDPAIVADNPDVRLPDIPLLFVHRSDGSGTTFIFTSHIEAVCPDWKAGSGKEVEWPIGIPAPGNEGVSTQIQQTAGAIGYIEYSYSKDKNLQTAVLENKSGNFIKPSPENASKAFVGQTVPDDFALVIPDTESPDAYPIVGLTWLLLYTNYDDPSKAEVVKNFVQWSLVEGDESASTLGYLPIPDDLQEKVITTLNQSL; via the coding sequence ATGGGAAAATTCAAGAGTTTAATACCTTCTGCTTTAGGGGGTTTATTATTTTTGTCTGCAGGGTTAACTGCTTGTGGTGATAAATCGACCTCATCCGTAAGCGCCCCTAGCGTTGATCCTAACCAAATTGTAATGTTAAAAGGATCTGGGGCTACTTTTCCAGCTCCCTTATATCAAAAATGGATTCAGGAATATAGTTCTACAGATGATAAAAAAAATATTAGAATCAGTTATGATTCTGTCGGTAGTGGTGCAGGAGTAAAAAACTTTCTAGCGGGAGAAGGTGATTTTGGCGCTACAGATGCACCTTTGAAAAATGAAGAAAGACAGAAGTTTCCTGAGAATAGAGGTAAACCCTTACAAATTCCCATGACTGGGGGGTTATTGGTATTTGCCTACAATCTTGCTAATTATGAAGGATTAGATAATATTCGTTTATCTCGTAATACCTATTGCGGTATTGTGACAGGTAAAATTACAAAATGGAATGATCCTGCCATCGTCGCCGATAATCCCGATGTAAGATTACCAGATATTCCTTTGCTGTTCGTACATCGTTCTGATGGTAGTGGTACAACTTTTATTTTTACTAGCCACATTGAGGCTGTATGTCCTGATTGGAAGGCGGGTTCAGGCAAAGAAGTTGAATGGCCTATCGGTATTCCTGCTCCCGGAAATGAAGGAGTTAGCACCCAGATTCAACAAACTGCAGGTGCGATCGGTTATATAGAATATTCTTACTCCAAAGACAAAAACTTACAAACAGCAGTCTTAGAAAACAAATCAGGTAACTTCATTAAACCCTCTCCAGAAAACGCTTCCAAAGCCTTTGTAGGACAAACTGTTCCTGATGATTTTGCTTTAGTTATTCCCGACACTGAATCACCTGATGCTTATCCCATCGTTGGTTTAACATGGTTACTCTTATATACTAATTATGATGATCCCAGTAAAGCGGAAGTAGTTAAAAACTTCGTACAGTGGAGTTTAGTCGAAGGTGATGAAAGCGCTTCAACTTTGGGTTATTTACCCATTCCTGATGATTTACAAGAGAAAGTAATTACTACTCTTAATCAAAGTCTATAG
- a CDS encoding tetratricopeptide repeat protein, which translates to MFKTIIPQIMISLLIGGIGLFSGDLSAQAQAKASLNSQQRQQLYKLLQQGEKYVVAGNVNNALSIYRQAASLDRSNPKIFSSIGYLYASAGNFSSAVEAYQQAISLAPDNGDFYYALGYSLAQLGDDKGAIAAYEKATVVQPQKADNFVALGVLLVRNREYENVETYFQRAIALDPKNETAYDMMATALYQQEKNTEAIAFLETALKKFPYNQDLRLKLATAYFKEQDFDAGLKELKILEDSQPNNPQIIFKMGMVYEQTQDWENALQAYEKASALDNNFLQAYGGIARILEQKEDQFGAIVAYRRFLELAPQNPYGYHRLGLLLKARGRNQEAQEMLSRALTIYQQQGNNEAVAQVQKEL; encoded by the coding sequence GTGTTTAAGACAATTATCCCTCAAATCATGATTTCTTTGCTTATAGGAGGTATTGGTTTATTTTCTGGGGATTTATCCGCACAGGCACAGGCTAAAGCGTCTTTAAATTCACAACAAAGACAGCAACTATACAAGTTACTACAACAAGGGGAAAAATATGTAGTAGCAGGAAATGTTAATAATGCTTTATCTATTTACCGTCAGGCGGCAAGTTTAGATAGAAGTAACCCGAAAATTTTTTCTAGTATTGGTTATCTTTATGCTTCTGCGGGGAATTTCTCATCGGCGGTGGAGGCTTATCAACAAGCCATTTCTCTTGCCCCTGATAATGGTGATTTTTATTATGCCTTGGGTTATTCTTTGGCACAATTGGGAGATGATAAAGGTGCGATCGCAGCCTACGAGAAAGCAACAGTAGTTCAACCTCAAAAAGCTGACAATTTTGTTGCTTTAGGGGTTTTGTTGGTGCGCAATAGAGAATATGAAAATGTCGAAACTTATTTTCAAAGGGCGATCGCCCTTGATCCTAAAAATGAAACCGCCTATGATATGATGGCAACCGCACTCTATCAACAGGAAAAAAATACTGAAGCAATTGCTTTTCTGGAAACTGCCTTAAAAAAATTTCCCTACAATCAAGATTTAAGGTTAAAACTCGCTACGGCATATTTCAAAGAGCAAGATTTTGATGCAGGATTAAAAGAATTAAAAATATTAGAAGATTCTCAACCGAATAATCCCCAAATCATTTTCAAAATGGGCATGGTATATGAACAAACCCAAGACTGGGAAAACGCCCTCCAAGCCTACGAAAAAGCCTCAGCTTTAGACAATAACTTCCTTCAAGCCTATGGGGGTATTGCGAGAATTTTAGAGCAAAAAGAAGACCAATTTGGGGCAATTGTTGCCTATCGTCGTTTCTTGGAGTTAGCACCTCAAAATCCCTATGGCTACCATCGTTTAGGTTTGCTATTAAAAGCTAGAGGTAGAAATCAAGAAGCCCAAGAGATGTTGAGTAGAGCCTTAACTATTTACCAACAACAAGGAAATAACGAAGCAGTGGCACAGGTGCAAAAAGAGTTATAA
- a CDS encoding ABC transporter permease yields the protein MQKSSENYISLWLTQLPNYFWYVSVGAIALLISVPILTVVTSIFADHKEIWQHLQETVLKDYIVNSLVLMLGVAMGVLIIGVGCAWLVTMCEFWGASLWEWLLLMPLAAPAYILAYSYTNMLEYFGPVQIWLRNIFGWETIDDYWFPSIRNIWGAIAMLVLVLYPYVYLLARVAFLEQSVCTLEASRSLGYNPWKSFLKVALPLARPSIIAGLALALMETLNDFGTVQYFGVSTFTTGIYRTWLGMGERVAAAQLASFLMGFIVILLAMEKLSRSHARYYQTSSNQQKLPRFHLNLWRSILAFFACLIPVILGFFIPLIYLLNLTIRNREETLNESFWELAKNSLILAIISGIIAIIVGLFMAYGKRIIPHKIIKTSVSIASLGYAIPGSVIAVGILIPLGRFDNAVDGWMNSNFNISTGLLLSGTITGLIYAYLVRFLAVSFNTIESSLTKIKPNLDDASRSLGYGAIATLIKVHLPLIRGGILTALMLVFVDVMKELPATLVMRPFNFDTLAIRVYQYASDERLIEASAPALAIILVGILPVIALSYRIAQSRHKN from the coding sequence ATGCAAAAAAGTTCTGAAAACTATATTTCTCTCTGGCTTACCCAATTACCTAACTATTTTTGGTATGTTTCTGTTGGTGCGATCGCACTTTTGATTTCTGTACCAATATTAACTGTTGTCACCAGTATTTTCGCAGATCATAAAGAAATTTGGCAACATCTTCAAGAAACTGTCTTAAAAGACTATATTGTTAATTCTCTGGTGTTAATGCTAGGGGTAGCAATGGGGGTTTTGATTATTGGTGTGGGATGTGCATGGTTAGTTACTATGTGCGAATTTTGGGGGGCAAGTTTATGGGAATGGTTATTATTGATGCCCCTTGCCGCTCCTGCTTATATTCTCGCTTATAGTTATACCAATATGTTAGAGTATTTCGGACCAGTGCAAATTTGGCTACGAAATATTTTTGGCTGGGAAACCATTGATGACTATTGGTTTCCGTCCATTCGCAATATTTGGGGTGCGATCGCAATGTTAGTATTAGTTCTGTATCCCTATGTTTATTTATTAGCTAGAGTAGCATTTTTAGAGCAATCAGTATGTACATTAGAAGCCAGTCGCTCTCTAGGATACAACCCCTGGAAAAGTTTTTTAAAAGTAGCTTTACCTTTAGCTCGTCCGTCTATTATTGCAGGTTTAGCCCTTGCTTTGATGGAAACTTTAAATGATTTTGGCACAGTGCAATATTTTGGCGTTAGCACTTTTACCACAGGTATTTACCGCACGTGGTTGGGTATGGGAGAAAGAGTTGCCGCCGCACAATTAGCTTCTTTTTTAATGGGTTTTATTGTTATTTTGTTAGCAATGGAAAAACTTTCTCGCTCTCATGCTCGTTACTATCAAACCAGTAGTAATCAACAAAAATTACCTCGTTTTCATCTTAATTTATGGCGTAGTATTTTAGCTTTTTTTGCTTGTTTAATTCCTGTTATTTTAGGCTTTTTTATTCCCTTAATATATTTACTTAATTTAACTATTCGTAATCGTGAGGAAACCTTAAATGAAAGTTTTTGGGAATTGGCAAAAAATAGTTTAATTTTGGCGATTATTAGTGGAATTATCGCTATTATTGTCGGTCTATTTATGGCTTATGGAAAAAGAATTATTCCCCATAAAATTATAAAAACCTCTGTTAGTATTGCCTCTTTAGGATATGCTATTCCGGGTTCTGTCATTGCCGTGGGTATTTTAATCCCTTTAGGTAGATTTGATAATGCCGTTGATGGTTGGATGAATAGTAATTTTAATATTTCTACTGGTTTATTATTGAGTGGTACAATTACAGGGTTAATTTATGCTTATTTAGTCCGTTTTTTAGCCGTTTCTTTTAATACGATTGAATCTAGTTTAACCAAAATCAAACCTAATTTAGATGATGCCTCCCGTAGTTTAGGTTATGGTGCGATCGCAACTTTAATTAAAGTGCATTTACCATTAATTAGAGGGGGAATTTTAACAGCATTAATGTTGGTGTTTGTCGATGTAATGAAAGAATTACCTGCAACCCTTGTAATGCGCCCTTTTAACTTTGATACCCTTGCCATTCGGGTTTATCAATATGCTTCCGATGAGCGATTAATTGAAGCCTCCGCCCCTGCTTTAGCTATTATCTTAGTGGGTATTTTGCCCGTTATTGCTCTCAGTTACCGCATTGCTCAATCTCGCCATAAAAATTAG
- a CDS encoding cofactor assembly of complex C subunit B yields the protein MSQKKENQWLKNFPLIAGVIGGFLLMINRLTTVTVLDSQARSDALGVILCAALLLTSVLMRQINPNPPESVTLKGKEAFFLVQDLSSNIKTELAWASHLILTNTVTKSIIIYYQGKTLLRRGILGEMDEFKVGSIVKRVMETQKPVYLVDLKHYPGKIEFDYFPSNIQGLICFPLNRDGVLMVATNIPRSYTKQDETWIQGISEKIALELESCAILS from the coding sequence ATGTCACAAAAAAAAGAAAATCAATGGTTAAAAAATTTTCCTCTTATTGCTGGGGTTATAGGAGGTTTTTTATTGATGATCAATCGTCTTACAACTGTAACTGTTTTAGATTCACAAGCAAGATCTGATGCTTTAGGGGTAATACTTTGTGCGGCACTTTTGTTAACTAGCGTTTTAATGCGTCAAATTAATCCTAACCCTCCTGAAAGTGTAACTTTAAAGGGTAAAGAGGCGTTTTTTTTGGTACAAGATTTGTCTTCTAATATTAAAACGGAATTAGCATGGGCTAGTCATTTGATTCTTACCAATACCGTCACAAAATCGATAATTATTTATTATCAGGGAAAAACTCTATTGCGGAGGGGAATTTTAGGGGAAATGGATGAATTTAAAGTCGGTAGTATCGTCAAAAGAGTAATGGAAACTCAAAAACCTGTATATTTAGTCGATTTGAAACACTATCCGGGAAAAATTGAATTTGACTATTTTCCAAGTAATATTCAGGGTTTAATTTGTTTTCCTCTCAATCGGGATGGGGTTTTAATGGTAGCGACAAATATTCCCCGCAGTTATACTAAGCAGGATGAGACTTGGATTCAGGGTATTAGTGAAAAAATAGCCCTAGAATTAGAGTCCTGTGCTATCTTGTCTTAA
- a CDS encoding nucleotidyltransferase family protein has product MNKEIEKRLNLTKQQIRDFCQENNIQELSLFGSVLRDDFNDNSDLDFLVVFKPEFQLSLMDLVDIQYQLENLTRRKVDLIEKSSILDSYNWLRRQHILDTARVIYELRSILSA; this is encoded by the coding sequence ATGAATAAAGAAATTGAGAAAAGATTAAATTTAACTAAACAACAAATTAGAGATTTTTGTCAAGAGAATAATATTCAAGAATTGTCACTTTTTGGTTCAGTTTTAAGAGATGATTTTAATGACAATAGTGATTTAGATTTTTTAGTAGTTTTTAAACCAGAATTTCAGCTTAGTTTAATGGATTTAGTAGATATTCAATATCAACTTGAAAATTTAACTAGGCGTAAAGTTGATTTAATTGAAAAATCCTCTATTCTTGATAGTTATAATTGGTTACGCCGTCAACATATTTTAGATACAGCAAGGGTTATTTATGAATTACGATCTATCTTATCTGCTTGA
- a CDS encoding bifunctional class I SAM-dependent methyltransferase/HIT family protein translates to MENKYSHLTAIEREKLSFPARYLHRKKLLKSNILDFGCGFGKDVEILSKKGYKITGYDPHYFPQYPQGKFDTILCFYVLNIVFLENQEEVIMNISQLLKPKGKAYFAVRRDIKKEGFRKHYIHDKPTYQRLVKLPFKSIYLDESCEIYEYQHFNQIKHQSSPCIFCKPYPKLILLTESTLAYAILDGYPLTKGHSLIIPKHHEENYFNLSFSLQSHCWQMVNRVQEIIGAKYQPDGFNIGFNVNQAGGQKVKHTHIHLIPRYRGDNQGKKHGIRCVIAR, encoded by the coding sequence ATGGAGAATAAATATAGTCATCTAACAGCAATTGAAAGAGAAAAATTGTCATTTCCTGCAAGATATTTACATCGAAAAAAACTTTTAAAAAGTAATATTCTCGATTTTGGTTGTGGTTTTGGGAAAGATGTGGAAATACTCTCAAAAAAAGGCTATAAAATTACTGGTTATGATCCTCATTATTTTCCTCAATATCCTCAAGGGAAGTTTGATACTATACTCTGTTTTTATGTTTTAAATATTGTATTTTTAGAAAATCAAGAAGAAGTGATAATGAATATATCACAACTTTTAAAACCGAAAGGAAAGGCTTATTTTGCAGTGAGAAGGGATATAAAAAAAGAAGGATTTAGAAAGCACTATATACATGATAAACCTACTTATCAAAGATTAGTTAAGTTACCTTTTAAATCTATATATCTTGATGAATCTTGCGAAATTTATGAGTATCAACATTTTAATCAAATTAAACATCAATCTTCCCCTTGTATTTTCTGTAAACCTTATCCTAAGTTAATTTTACTAACAGAATCAACTTTAGCTTATGCAATTTTAGATGGTTATCCTTTAACTAAAGGACATAGTTTAATTATTCCTAAACATCACGAAGAAAATTATTTTAATTTATCTTTTTCCTTGCAAAGCCATTGTTGGCAAATGGTGAATAGAGTACAAGAAATCATCGGGGCAAAATATCAACCTGATGGGTTTAATATTGGTTTTAATGTCAATCAAGCGGGAGGGCAAAAAGTTAAACATACCCATATTCATTTAATCCCCCGCTATCGAGGAGATAATCAAGGAAAAAAACACGGTATTCGTTGTGTGATTGCCCGTTAA
- a CDS encoding DUF4912 domain-containing protein has protein sequence MTEQKQTLEEMTLRQLRKIASILNIPRYSRMRKQQLLNIIKTKKNDISPENSNPSNNVDNQAKKSLNRLSPEGKSFLNRRTQENNPPDLTTSSDTFRQNVRLSSLKNLPDNFFFGIDENLGDLPESYGEEKVMLLPLSPQWGYIYWDISPQKQKELRNQGGKFLALRLYDVTDIDYDSETPHNVKEFLCGDVARAWYVPIPVSDRIYAVDIGYRCEDGRWLAIARSPQVKIPSAYPSEWVEDVFVTIPWEEDLKERKQWQLSTTGKSNLVKEKKDLIPVKNSSIPENFKNHSFGSWMLHRGDYSPNIWASGIGLMSGSGAGFSGDLVWNRKFWLIANAELIVYGATDPRAKVIVGDTPISLNPDGTFHFHIPFPDGQIDYPIKAIAPDGEQTRSIHLRFNRDTISENTNKEEEATLEWFTSPQNIN, from the coding sequence ATGACTGAACAAAAACAAACCCTAGAAGAAATGACTTTGAGGCAACTAAGAAAAATAGCTAGTATCCTCAATATTCCCCGATATAGTCGAATGCGCAAACAGCAACTATTAAACATTATTAAAACTAAAAAAAATGATATTTCCCCTGAAAACTCCAACCCATCTAACAATGTGGATAATCAGGCAAAAAAGTCGTTAAATAGGCTTTCTCCAGAAGGAAAGTCTTTTCTTAATAGGCGAACCCAAGAAAATAATCCCCCCGATTTAACTACTTCTAGTGATACTTTTCGTCAAAATGTCAGACTTTCGTCACTAAAAAATTTACCTGACAATTTTTTTTTCGGTATTGACGAGAATTTAGGGGATTTACCAGAAAGTTATGGAGAGGAGAAAGTTATGCTTCTTCCTCTTAGCCCCCAATGGGGTTATATTTACTGGGATATTTCCCCTCAAAAACAAAAAGAATTACGTAATCAAGGAGGTAAATTTTTAGCTCTACGCTTGTATGATGTGACTGACATAGACTATGATTCGGAAACTCCCCATAATGTGAAAGAATTTTTGTGCGGAGATGTCGCTAGGGCTTGGTATGTACCTATTCCTGTAAGCGATCGCATCTATGCTGTGGACATCGGTTATCGCTGTGAAGATGGACGTTGGTTAGCCATTGCCCGCTCCCCCCAAGTAAAAATACCTAGTGCTTATCCTAGTGAATGGGTAGAGGATGTATTTGTTACCATTCCTTGGGAAGAAGACTTAAAAGAAAGAAAACAATGGCAATTATCAACAACGGGTAAAAGTAATTTAGTTAAAGAGAAAAAAGACTTAATTCCCGTGAAAAATAGCTCTATCCCAGAAAATTTCAAAAATCACAGCTTTGGCTCATGGATGCTTCATCGGGGAGATTATTCCCCCAATATTTGGGCTTCAGGGATAGGTTTAATGTCTGGCTCTGGTGCTGGTTTTTCTGGTGATTTAGTTTGGAATCGGAAATTTTGGTTAATCGCCAACGCAGAATTAATTGTTTATGGTGCAACTGACCCTCGTGCTAAAGTAATAGTAGGAGACACGCCAATTAGCCTCAATCCTGATGGTACATTTCATTTTCACATCCCCTTTCCTGATGGTCAAATTGATTATCCCATAAAAGCGATCGCACCTGATGGAGAACAAACCCGCTCTATTCATCTTCGTTTTAACCGTGATACTATTTCGGAAAATACGAACAAAGAAGAAGAAGCAACCCTTGAATGGTTCACATCACCCCAAAATATTAATTGA
- a CDS encoding TolB family protein — protein MKFVHFFKIIICSFCLSSCSNYPRLLNFPFSDNNRSFNTRSAEFNPSISGEYITFVSDRNGSQDIYLFDARNRRLVDLPGLNAFDEVASNPSISEDGRYLVFSILAEGKSGLYLYDRTTQQKRLLIPQTKQEIRNPTISSNGEKIAFEIARNGQWDIVVTDIRGNVLDN, from the coding sequence GTGAAGTTTGTTCATTTTTTCAAAATAATTATTTGCAGTTTTTGTCTCAGTAGTTGCAGTAATTATCCCCGCTTATTAAACTTCCCTTTTTCCGATAATAACCGTAGTTTTAACACTCGTTCAGCCGAATTCAATCCTTCTATTTCAGGGGAATACATTACGTTTGTTTCTGATCGTAACGGTTCTCAAGACATATATTTATTCGATGCGAGAAATCGTCGTTTAGTTGATTTACCCGGTTTAAATGCTTTTGATGAAGTTGCTTCTAATCCTTCTATTTCTGAAGACGGACGTTATCTTGTATTTTCAATACTAGCGGAGGGCAAGTCTGGATTGTATTTGTACGATCGCACCACTCAACAAAAAAGGTTGTTAATCCCTCAAACCAAACAGGAGATAAGAAATCCAACAATTAGTAGTAATGGAGAAAAAATTGCTTTTGAGATTGCCAGAAATGGACAATGGGATATTGTTGTTACCGATATTCGGGGTAATGTGTTGGATAACTAG
- a CDS encoding ABC transporter permease has translation MKVFWNIIAIIQKELHGYFVSPLAFSVAAVFWLISGIFFVFLLLSEQGIIQSVAIQEQLGNTAPVDVVYEFMQIYFNAIASLTLFILPILSMGLYAEERKRGTIELLATSPLFNWVVALGKLMGVLIFFTTMIMPIILYEAIAFQGATPPISLQVPLLAHLGLILMAASILSLGMFISSLTDSTIFSAIITFILVITLSILDALANSIGGQLGEFLAHFSLLKNYENFVMGIFNSSNLIVFLTYIFLGLFLTSQSIEVFRFSRK, from the coding sequence ATGAAAGTATTTTGGAATATCATTGCCATTATCCAAAAAGAGTTACACGGCTATTTTGTGTCTCCTTTAGCCTTTAGTGTTGCTGCCGTTTTTTGGTTGATTTCGGGTATCTTTTTTGTTTTCCTTCTCTTGAGTGAACAGGGTATCATTCAAAGTGTGGCAATTCAAGAGCAATTAGGAAACACCGCCCCTGTGGATGTGGTGTATGAGTTTATGCAAATTTACTTTAATGCGATCGCATCTTTGACTTTGTTTATATTACCGATTCTCTCAATGGGTTTATATGCTGAAGAAAGAAAAAGAGGTACGATTGAGTTATTAGCTACATCTCCGCTCTTTAATTGGGTAGTTGCATTGGGTAAATTGATGGGAGTTTTGATTTTTTTTACCACTATGATCATGCCAATAATACTCTATGAAGCGATCGCATTTCAAGGAGCAACCCCTCCAATTTCTCTTCAAGTGCCATTATTAGCACATTTAGGCTTAATCTTAATGGCCGCATCAATTTTATCATTAGGAATGTTTATTTCTTCTTTGACAGATAGCACTATTTTTTCAGCAATTATCACTTTTATTTTAGTTATTACCCTTTCTATTTTGGACGCTTTAGCCAATAGTATTGGTGGTCAATTAGGAGAATTTTTAGCACATTTTTCTTTATTAAAAAACTATGAAAATTTTGTTATGGGTATTTTTAATAGTAGTAATTTAATTGTGTTTTTAACTTATATTTTTCTTGGTTTATTTCTCACTTCTCAATCCATAGAAGTATTTAGATTTAGCCGTAAATAA